GCTCGTCACGCAGGGCGACGCGACGCTGTACACCGACGCGCGGTACACGGTGCAGGCTGCCGAGGAATCCCCCCTGACCGCGTTCATCGCGCGGCCGCCCGCCACGCTGGAGCACGCCGCGCCCGCGCTGGCGGGACTGCGGGTGGGCTTCGAGGCCGATCACCTGACCGTGGCGGCGCTGGAGGACCTGCGCGACCACTGGCCGCAGGTGACGCTCATGGGCGTGCAGGGGCTCGTGCAGAGCCTGCGGGCCGTGAAGACCCCGCAGGAGATCCAGGCGGTGCGGGACGCGCAGGACCTCGCGGACCGCGTGTTCGCGGAGGTGCGCCCTCTGATCGAGGCGGGCGCGCGGGAACTCGACATCGCCAGCGAGATCGAGCTGCGCCTGCGCCGCGCCGGGGCGCAGAGTGCCTTCGACCTGATCGTCGCCAGCGGTCCGCGCGGCGCGATGCCGCACGGCGTCGCCAGCGACCGCGTCATTCAGGACGGGGACCTCGTGACGGTGGACATGGGCGCGCAGCTGCGCGGGTACCACAGCGACATGACCCGCACGGTCGCGGTGGGCACGCCCGGCGCCGAGATGGCCCGCGTGTACCGCGCCGTGCTGGAGGCCGAGGAGGCTGCCGTGCGCGCCGTGAAGCCCGGCGTGCGCGCGGCCGACCTGGACCGGCTGGCGCGCGACATCCTGACCGGGCACGGCCTGGGCGAGGCGTTCGCACACTCGCTAGGGCACGGCGTGGGCCTGGAGGTTCACGAGGCGCCCAGCCTGCGCGGCACGAGTGACGACGTGCTGCAGCCCGGCATGATCATCACCATCGAACCCGGCGCGTACCTGCCGGGCGTGGGCGGCGTGCGGATCGAGGATCTGGTCCTCGTGACCGAAGACGGGTACGAGGTCCTGAGCGGGTCCCCGAAGGAGCAGCTATGACCCGGCGCGCTGCCGTGCTGGCCGCCGCGCTGCTGGCCGGGCTGCTGGGGGCTGCGCAGGGCGGCACGTACCGCGTGAAGGCCGGGGATACCCTGTGGGAGATCGCGCGGGCGCATGGCACCAGCGTGGGCGCGCTGCTGCAACTGAACGGGCGCAGCAGCCAGACAATCCGCGTCGGGGAGGTGCTGCAGGTGCCGGACCGTGGCGCACCGACCATCCGCGCGACCTCACTGGCACCCGCCGCCGCGCCGCAGGTGTTCCAGCAGGGGCAGGCGGTGTACTACGGAGGCCGCGCGAACCCGCAGACGACCATGACGGCCGCGCACCTGAGCCTGCCGTTCGGGACGTGGGTGCGGGTCACGCACGCCCGCACGGGCCGCAGCGTGGATGTGATGATCAACGACCGCGGGCCGTTCGGGGTGCAGTCGCGCGTGATCGACCTGTCCACGGACGCGGCGCGGGCGCTGGGCATCCTCTCCGAGGGCGTCGCGCCGGTCACGCTGAGCATCCTGAGTCGCCCCTGACGCGCGCCGGCACGTCCGGGCGGTGTAGAATCGTTCGGGTTTCAACCACACACGCAAAGTTGATGTGCTTCACCCACCGAGGAGGATGGTTTCAATGACGATGGAAACGGCACTGCTGACCCTGGACACCCTGGCCAAGTACCTGAAGGAAAAGGAAGTCCAGCTGGATATGGAAGAGAATGGCGGCCAGCGCTTCATCCGCATGGGCTGGCGTTTCGAGATGGGCGACGCGGCCGTGCTGGTCAGCGTGAACGACGGCCCGAACAACACCAGCCGCCTGGAAGTCACCTGCGTGACCCAGAAGCAGTACGGTGACCGCCGCGTGGAGGTCGTGAACATGCTGAACGACCGCAACCGCGAGCGTGCCTTCGCCCGCAGCATCGACGCGGACGGCAACGTGTGGCTGGAGTACGTGGGCTTCTACCCCACCCTGGCCGAGATGCCCCAGGAGACCTTCGACACGCTGTTCGGCGGCGTGCTGATGCACTTCCAGGACGACTACGCCGCGCTGGAAGGCTTCGTGCCCCAGATGCAGCAGCAGCCCCAGGCGTAAGCCGACGGGTGAGATGGGCGGGGTTCAGGCCCCGCCTTTTCCTGGTCACATCAAGTGAATACTTTCACGATCCTGCCAGGACGTGAAATATTTGCTCTCTCTACCGTCGGCCAAAAGAAGAAGGGGCAGGGTTGCGGAACACCCAGCCCCCTGCTCTCCTGGTCTCTGCTCAGCGGCGCGCGGCCAGCAGTTCCTCCAGGCGCGCCACGTAGCCTTCCAGCGTGCGGAACGTCGCCTCGACCGGCGCGGGACTGAGCATGTCCACACCCGCCTCGCGCAGGGCGTCGATGGGGTCCAGGCTGCCGCCCGAGCGCAGGAAGCGCAGGTACGACTCGCGCGCGGCGTCCGGGTCGGCGCTGAACTGCTCGAGAATCTGGTGCGCGGCGCTGATGCCCGTGGAGTACTGGTAGGCGTAGAAGTTCGCGTACAGGTGCGTGCTGAACTGCGCCCACATGATCCCGCTGCGCTCGCGGTCCATCGTGACGCCGTCCCCGTAGCCCTCGGAGAGCAGGTCGGCGGTCAGGTCGATCAGGTCCGGTGCGCTGAGGGTGCCGCCCGCCTCGATGCGGCGATAGGCTTCCAGTTCGAAGGCGGCCAGGGTCGGCATGATGAAGAAGTACCGGTGGAAGTTCGACAGCGCCTCCTCGATGATCTGCACCTCGAACTCGGTGTCCCCGGCGGCGCGGGCCTGCGCCAGGAGATGCTGGCGGACCATCGCCTGGTTGAAGTTGCTGGCGACCTCCGCGTGGAAGAGGGTGTAGCGGGGCACGCCGTACCCGTGCTCGCGCTGCGAGAGCAGGGAGTGCATGGAGTGCCCGATCTCGTGCGCCAGGGTGGAGTAGGAGTTCATGGTGCCGTTCCAGGTCATGAAGATGTACGGCTTCACGCGGCCGCCACCGTTGCTGTACGCGCCCTGGCGTTTGCCGTCGTTCTCGGCGTAGTCCACCCAGCGTTCCGTGGTCAGGCCGGGCACCATGTCGCGCACGTAGGCCTCGCCCAGCGGCGCCATGCCGCCTTCGAGCCACTGCACGGCCTGCTCGTAGGACACGGCGCGGGGGGGCACCAGGGCGGCCTTCACGTCGTACTCGCGCAGTTCGGGCAGGTTCAGCCACTCGCGGCGCACGCGCCAGTAACGGTGCCAGACGGGCGTGTTCGCGCGGTACGTGTCGAGCAACGTGGTCACGACGGCAGTGGGAATGTTGTCCGGGGACAGGGAGGCGCTGATGGTGTCCGGGTAGTTCCGTGCGCGGGCCAGGAACACGTTCTGGCGGACGTTCGTGGCGTACATCGCCGCCTGGGAGTGACGCGCGGCGAGGTGCGCGTCCGCGTAGCCCTCCCAGGCCTCGCGGCGAACCTCGCGGTCCGGGTGGGCGGTCAGGCGGTCCACGTTGCCCTGCGTGACGGTCTCGCCGCCCGCCGTGCCGAAGCGCAGGTCCATGTTCGCCAGCGCCGGGTGAATGCCGCGCTCGGAGGCGAAGGGAGCCTGCACGGCGCCCAGGAGTGCCTCGACCTCGGCGCTGCGCACGTGGGGTTTGCCGCGCAGGATGCGTTCCAGGCGCACGCGGTGCTCGGCGAAGTCGGGCGTGTCCAGCCAGCCGCGCACCAGAGCGTCGTCCAGCGCGAGGAGTTCCGGACGGAAGAACGCGGTCGTACTGCCGAACTGGGCGCCCAGCGTGGCGGCGCGGTCGCGGCGGGCGGCGGCCACGGCGTCGCGGCCGTCCACGCTGGCGGTCATGCTGGCATAGGACATGAAGCGGCCCAGGCGCAGTTCGAGGTCGTTCGCTGCGCTCAGGTAGGCCAGCAGGCCCCCCGGCGTACCGAGCTGTCCCGCGTGGGCAGACAGCGACCCGAGGTCACGGGCCAGGGCGTCCCCCTCCGCCGACCAGGCGTCGGGCGTGTCGTAGAGGGCCTCGATGTCCCAGGTCTGCTCACGCGGGGCCTCGCTGCGGGGCGGCAGCGCCTTGATCGTTTCAGTTGGCATGCCGGAGGCTAACACTCCGCGCGCCGGTGCGGGTTTACAGTGACCCCCATGTTCGGACGGACCTCATGACCACCACCGCCCCACCCACCCAAGGCAGCGGCCTGGGGGCCATGCTGCGCCTCCCTTACGCCCTGCCCCTGGCCCTGAGCTGCTTCGCGCTGGGCTTCGGCCTGTCGCTGGCGATTCCGTTCATGGCCCTGTACGCCGTGAAGCAGGCGGGCCTGAGCCCGCTGCAGCTGGGCATCTTCCTGACCGTAAACGCCATCAGCGCCGTGGCGGTCGCCACACTGCTGGCCCGCTGGTCCGACCGGCTGCCCAACCGCAAACCCATCGTGCTGGCCACCATGGCCGCCGGGGCCGCCGCGTACGCCCTGATCGGCGTCACGCCGCACTTCGCGGGCCTGCTGGTCGTCGGGGCGCTGCTGCTGTCCCTGGGAGCCGCCGCGTTCCCGCAGATGTTCTCCTTCGCCCGGGCCAGCCTGCAGGACGTCCCGGCCGATCTGGCCGACCGCGCCATGACGCTGCTGCGCGCCGTGTTCAGCCTGTCGTGGGTGGTCGGCCCCGGCCTGGGCGCCGTGATCCTCGGCGCCGGGGGCTATACGGCGGTGTTCCTCAGTGCCGCCGCGTGCTTCGCGCTCTCGGCCCTGCCGCTGCTGCGCGTGCCGGGCCGCCGCCCGCAGCCCACGCCCGGCATCACCCCGGACCTGCCCGACACGCCCCGTCCCGCCGCGCGCCGCGCCATCGCGCTGGGCGCCCTGGCGTTCGTGCTGTACGGCATGAGCATGCAGATGGGCATGGCGATGTTCCCGCTGTTCGTCACCGAGACGCTGCGCGGCACGAGCGGCGAGGTCGGCTTCCTGGTCGGCCTGTGCGCCCTGCTGGAAATTCCGATCATGGTCGCGCTGGTCACCTGGAAGCGCCTGCCGGGCGTGCCGACGCTGGTCGCGGCGGGCATGGCGCTGTTCGTGGCGCACTTCGCGCTGATCTACGTCGCGGACAGCCTGCCGCTGCTGGTCGCCGCGCAGGTCATCCGCGCGGTGGTCCTGGCGATCCTGGCGGGCCTGGGCATGACGTACTTCCAGACGCTGATGCCGGGCCGGTTCAGCGCCGCCACCACGATGTTCGCGAACACCGGCAGCATCGGCGGGATGCTCAGCGGGATCACGTCCGGCGCGGTCGCGCAGACGCTCGGGTACCGCAGCGTGTTCCTCGTGTGCGCCGCGCTGACGCTGCTGGGCTTCCTGGTGATGACCTGGACGCACCGCCGCCGGGCCGAGTGACCTGAACGGGAAGAGGGGGACCGGCTGTGTGATCCGGTCCCCCTCTCCCCTGCTTTGCCGCGGTTCAGGCGGTCGCGGGGGCACCCAGGCCGAAGGCGCGGTGGACGGCCAGGGTGGCGGCGTCCACGTGCGCGGCCTCCACGGCGACGGACACGTTCAGTTCGCTGCTGCCCTGCGAGATCATCAGCACGTTCACGTCCTGCTCGGCCAGCGCGGTGAACATCCGCGCGGAGACACCCTTCTGGCCGCGCATGCCGCTGCCCACGATGGCGAGGACCGCCACGTCCGACTGCACCTCGACCTTCAGTTCCAGGCTGACCCCGGCGCGCAGGGCGGCCAGGGTGCGTTCGGCGTCCACGGTCTGCACGGCCAGCGACACGTTGCTCATGCTGGACGACTGCGACACCATCAGCAGCGTGACGTTCTCACGGGCGATCGCGTCGAACACGCTGGCGATCACCTCGGGGATGCCCAGCACCCCGGCGCCGCTGACGTTGATGATGCTGACGTTGCGGATCGCGGTGACGGCCTTGACCGGGTGGCCCGCCTCGTCGCGGGCGTCGGCCTGCACGAGCGTGCCGGGGAAGTCCGGGTCGGCGGCACTCTTGACGCGCAGGGGGATGCCGCTTTCCTGCAGGGGCGTGACGGCCAGCGGGTGCAGGACCTTCGCGCCGAAGTACGCGAGTTCCATGACCTCGCCGTAGGACAGGACCTCGATGTTCTGCGCATCCTTGACCACACGCGGGTCGGCGCTCATGACGCCGTCCACGTCCTTCCAGGCCCAGACCTCGTCCGCGCCGAGGGCCTTGCCGACGATGGTGGCGCTGAAATCGGTGCCGCCGCGCCCCAGGGTGGTGATCGCACCCTTCTCGGTTTCACCCATGAAGCCCGCCACGACCGGCGTCACCCCGGCCGCGAGCAGGCCGCTGAGGCGGTCCTTGACGCGCTCGTAGGTGTTCGGCATGGGCTTGGCGTTCCCGAAGTGGCTGTCGGTCAGGATGCCGGCCTCGCCACCGGAGAGGTGATGGGAGCGCAGGCCGTCCTGTTCCAGCGCGAGGCTCATCAGCGGGGCACTGAGGCGCTCGCCGAACGCGACGATCAGGTCGCGGCTGCGGGGCGTGAGTTCACGCAGGAGGTACACGCCGTACACGGCCTGACGGAGCGTCTCGTGCATCTCGCGGATCTCGCGGACGGTGCCGCTGTCGGGCGCCGCGCCGAGTTCCTGCGCGGCCGTGAAGTGCCGGGTGCGCATCAGGGCGATCTCGTCGTTCGCGCTGGCGATGTCGCCGGACTGGGCGGCGTCGGCGAGTTTCAGCAGCTGGTTCGTGACGCCCGCCATGGCCGAAACGACCACGACGACCTTCACGCCGTCGCGGATGGAGCGGGCGGCCAGGGAGGCGCTGTGACGGATGGCGCGCGAGTCCTGCATGTTCGTGCCGCCGAATTTCATGACGAGGAGGTCGTAACTCATGGCGAGCAGTATGACCCGAAGCGTCCCCCGGATCGCGCGGGGCGTCTGGGCAGCCGACCTCACCCCCGCCCGACCTCACACCAGGGACTCATGAAATGCCCATGTGATCGGCGCGGAGTGCCCGCGTTACAGGTGGCGGCCCGCCGCGGCCACGCACGCCCCCGGCGCGGAACGACGTGTGGGTCCACCTCCACCCCCCCCACCGTTCGGGGGTGTAACGCCGCGTCAACGCTCCGGTAACGGCAGCCCGGCACTCAAATTGACCGTCCCAGACATGAGAATTATAGTTTTCCTCAGTCCGGTCACGAGTGTTCAGCGTTCACAGAAGGGCAGCCTCTGGGGAGAGGCTGGCGGTCCGTCGCGCCGCGCGCCACCCGCCACGAACCGGACAGGAGGAAGGTCATGAAGAGAACCGCGCTGCTGCTCGCCGCCCTGAACCCCGGCATCGTCCAGGCCCAACAGGGAGCGTCCGTCACGCTCCACCCGGCCGTGGAGGTCTCGAACGTGTGCGCCATGGGCGACGAGAACCTCAACGGCATGAACGTCGACGGTCCCGCCGCGTACCCCGCCTTCGCGTACAACGCCCTGGACGGCGACGGGGGCGGCGCCGAGACGCCGGTCCTGAAGATCCACTGCACGGCCGGGACCGCCATCACGCTGGGCATCGCGGCGTCCGGCGGCGGCTCGGACAGCCTCGCCCCGACTGCCCTGCCGAACAACGTCAACAGCACCTTCGACGGCCTGATCTACCTGCAGGGCAGCGGCGCGGTGCCGCTGAAGGCCAAGTGGAAGGTGCGGATCAACACCAACCCGTCGAGCAGCGCCGTGACCCCCGACCGCTACGCCGGGTGGCTGAAACTGACCGCCCCGGACGGCCAGTGGGGCGTGCCCGCCGGGACGTACACCGGCACGATGGCGATCACGGTGTCCTACAACTGACGCTCCTCCCACTCGCACGTCGCCAGTTCACACAGGGCCGGACGGTGAGCACGCCGGCAGGCCAGTCGTGAAGGCACGCCGCTGATCAATCCGAGGACATCCGCCGCGCCGGGTGTCCTCGGCCCATACCCAGCCCGCCCAGTCCAACCCGTCTGGAGGCCCCATGAACCGGAAACCACCTCGACCGATCGCCGCCCGACCGTCCGGCCGGGGGCAGGGACGCGGCGCGGCGCGGGCCGGACTGGGCCTGCACGCGGGCCTGCTGGCGTGCCTGCCCGTGAGTGCCAGCCTGGACCTGGACGGGTACGACGCGCTGCGCGGCGTCCGGGCGACCCTCAGCGTCCGGGTCAGCTGCGACCGGCCGGACGACCGGTTTCGCCTCGACCTGGGTCCGATCGGGCAGGGCGGCGACACGCTCCGGCTGCAGGGACCGGGCGGGACCCTCGTGGCGGGCGTGACGCAGGCAGGCCAGCCGTGGCGGAGCGGCACGCAGGTCGTGCACTTCCCGCTGAACATTCTCGCCGGGCAGTGGGTGGCGGGCGGCACGTACCGCGCCGCGCTGGAGGTCACCGTGGTGAACGAACGACAGGAGACGCCGTGAGACGGACTCCGGTTGAATGGCTGACAGGGCCATTCAAGCCGAGCGAAAAGAGCAGAAGAGAACCGGGTTCCGGACGTGGAATTGACCGGTCGGTGGTGTACCGATCGGTCAACGAAACCGACGGAATCCGCACGAGACGCGCGGGCCGCGCGCTGCTGGCCCTGACCCTGACGGCGCTGGCTGGAGCGCAGGGGTTCGGGTTCACGCCCACCGCGCTGAACCTCGACCCGACGCGGTCCCTGAGCACCCAGACGACCATGCTGAACACCACGCGGGTCGCGGCGAAGTTCACGGTGACGGCCCGCGCGTGGCGGGTCGAGGACGGCCGCATGGTCCTGGCCGACACCCGCGACCTGCTCGTCAACCCGGCGGAGTTCATCCTGCCGGGCGGCGCGTCGCAGGTCGTGCGGGTCGGGCTGCGCAAGAAGCCCGGCGCGGCCGAGGTCGCGTACCGGCTGTTCGTGCAGCAGGTGCCGTACGGGTCGAGCGTGCCGCAGACGACCGTCGCGGCGGACGGGATCGACGTGCGCCTGGACCTCCCGACGACGTTCTCGCTGCCGGTGTACGTCGCGCCGCCCGGCGCCGCGGCCCGCATGACGTACGACGCCCAGCGGCAGGGCAACGACCTGATCCTGCGCGTGGCGAACAGCGGCACGCGCCACGAGACCTTCAACGCCCTGCGCGCCTCACGCGGCGGCGCGCGGGTGGACCTGAGCAGCATGGCCGTGCTGGGCGGCGCGGCGGTCACGCTGACCCTGCCGGGCCTGGGCGCCGCGAGCGGCGAGCTGACCCTGGAGTTCCTGAACGCGGACGCCCGCCCGGCCCGCGTGACCGTCCGGGTGCCCTGAGATGGGCGCGGCGCGGCGCGGGTTCGGGCGGCAGAGGTTCCGGGGTCGGGCGGCGGCCCTGTCGGGGGCGCTGCTTGCGGGGGGGCTGCTGTCCGGCGCCCTGGCGCAGACCCTGCCGGACCCGCCGGAGTGCGGCGCCACGGAGGCCCTGCTGGAGGTCGTGGTGGGCGGCGCGCCGCGCGGCGCGGTCGCGGTGCGGCTCAGTCCGGACGTGACGGCGTCGCTCGTGCCGCCCGACGTGCTGCGCGGCGCCGAGGGCGGGTACGTCGCGGGGACGGTCACCTGCGACGGGTTGCCGTTCGTGCGGCTGTCCAGTCAGGTGACCGTCTCGTACGATCAGCCCCGGCAGCGCCTGCTGATCCGGCCCCGCCTGGACCGCCTGCAGGGGGACACGCTGAACCTCGCGGGCGTGGCGACGACCACGGCCCCTCGCGGGCAGCCGGTGTGGGGCGTCGAGTACGGCGTGGACGCGCAGGCGACGTACGCGCTGCGCGGCGACGCCCCGGCGACGCTGGCCGCGAGCGTGAACGCGGACCTCGCGGGCGCGGCCGGCGCGTGGAGCGGATCGGTCGGGGCGCTGCTCGAACGGACGGACGGGTCGTGGCAGGCGCAGCCGCGCGCGCAGGTGGCGCTCAGCGTGACGGACCGGGTCAGTGTCGGCGCGGCGTGGAACGCGCAGCCGCTGGAAGGCAGCCCCGGCCTGAGCGGCAGCGACTTCCGCGGGGTGGGCGTCGCGGCGCAGGGGGGGTTCACGCTGCTCGACCCCGAACGGCGCGTGGAATTGCCGCTGGAAGCGGACGTGCGGGTGTTCCTGGACGGGGTGGAGGTCGCCGCGCGCCGCGCCGGGCCGGGCGTGCTGCGCCTGACGGACATTCCGCACCCGGCGGGCAGCGCCGCGACGCTGCAGGTCGAGGTGACCGACGAGACGGGCGTGCGCGTGCAGGAGTGGGTGCTGGACGCCGACCCGGACCCGCTGCCGCGCGGCGCGTACCTCGCGGCGGCGCGGGCCGGGGTCACGCGGGGCGCGTGGGGCGCGGACCTGCGCGGCGAGTACGGCCTGGGGCGCGGGTGGCGGGTGGGTGCCTCGGGCGGCGCGGGGCTGGACGGGACACTGAGCGCCGGGGTGCGCGTGTCCCGCTCTGACGCGCGTGGGGGCGTGCAGGCCAGCGTGCAGGTCAGTTCGCAGGTGCAGGGCGGCGCGCGGACGACCGTGACGACGCTGGGCCTGCGCGGCGAGACGCAACTGGGCGCGGCGCGGGTGTCGGCGTTCACGGTCCTGCCTTTCGGCGCGTGGCAGGACACGCAGCTGGGCGCGGCGCTGAACGCGAACCTGGACCCGTGGACGCTGAGCGTCTCGGCCCGCACGGCCCTGCGGCGGGACGCATGGACGGTGGAGGGCAGCGCGACCCGCGCTTTCGGGACAGTCGGGAACGTGACGTTCAGTGCGGCGGCGCAACCCGGCGGGTGGCGCCTGGGGCTGTCCGGCGGGTACCGCCCGACCGCCCGCTGGGACCTGACCGCCGGGGTCCGCGCGGCGCAGGCCCCGGCAGCGCCGGACGGCACGACCAGCCCGGTCGCGTGGCAGGGCGGGGCGGGCGCGGCGTTTCAGGTG
This region of Deinococcus sp. JMULE3 genomic DNA includes:
- a CDS encoding Xaa-Pro peptidase family protein; protein product: MTQLQELRHAMSRAGLDAVWISDPANVRAVSGFSSGKDGKVLVTQGDATLYTDARYTVQAAEESPLTAFIARPPATLEHAAPALAGLRVGFEADHLTVAALEDLRDHWPQVTLMGVQGLVQSLRAVKTPQEIQAVRDAQDLADRVFAEVRPLIEAGARELDIASEIELRLRRAGAQSAFDLIVASGPRGAMPHGVASDRVIQDGDLVTVDMGAQLRGYHSDMTRTVAVGTPGAEMARVYRAVLEAEEAAVRAVKPGVRAADLDRLARDILTGHGLGEAFAHSLGHGVGLEVHEAPSLRGTSDDVLQPGMIITIEPGAYLPGVGGVRIEDLVLVTEDGYEVLSGSPKEQL
- a CDS encoding RlpA-like double-psi beta-barrel domain-containing protein; this encodes MTRRAAVLAAALLAGLLGAAQGGTYRVKAGDTLWEIARAHGTSVGALLQLNGRSSQTIRVGEVLQVPDRGAPTIRATSLAPAAAPQVFQQGQAVYYGGRANPQTTMTAAHLSLPFGTWVRVTHARTGRSVDVMINDRGPFGVQSRVIDLSTDAARALGILSEGVAPVTLSILSRP
- a CDS encoding YbjN domain-containing protein, whose amino-acid sequence is MTMETALLTLDTLAKYLKEKEVQLDMEENGGQRFIRMGWRFEMGDAAVLVSVNDGPNNTSRLEVTCVTQKQYGDRRVEVVNMLNDRNRERAFARSIDADGNVWLEYVGFYPTLAEMPQETFDTLFGGVLMHFQDDYAALEGFVPQMQQQPQA
- the pepF gene encoding oligoendopeptidase F, whose protein sequence is MPTETIKALPPRSEAPREQTWDIEALYDTPDAWSAEGDALARDLGSLSAHAGQLGTPGGLLAYLSAANDLELRLGRFMSYASMTASVDGRDAVAAARRDRAATLGAQFGSTTAFFRPELLALDDALVRGWLDTPDFAEHRVRLERILRGKPHVRSAEVEALLGAVQAPFASERGIHPALANMDLRFGTAGGETVTQGNVDRLTAHPDREVRREAWEGYADAHLAARHSQAAMYATNVRQNVFLARARNYPDTISASLSPDNIPTAVVTTLLDTYRANTPVWHRYWRVRREWLNLPELREYDVKAALVPPRAVSYEQAVQWLEGGMAPLGEAYVRDMVPGLTTERWVDYAENDGKRQGAYSNGGGRVKPYIFMTWNGTMNSYSTLAHEIGHSMHSLLSQREHGYGVPRYTLFHAEVASNFNQAMVRQHLLAQARAAGDTEFEVQIIEEALSNFHRYFFIMPTLAAFELEAYRRIEAGGTLSAPDLIDLTADLLSEGYGDGVTMDRERSGIMWAQFSTHLYANFYAYQYSTGISAAHQILEQFSADPDAARESYLRFLRSGGSLDPIDALREAGVDMLSPAPVEATFRTLEGYVARLEELLAARR
- a CDS encoding sugar efflux transporter yields the protein MTTTAPPTQGSGLGAMLRLPYALPLALSCFALGFGLSLAIPFMALYAVKQAGLSPLQLGIFLTVNAISAVAVATLLARWSDRLPNRKPIVLATMAAGAAAYALIGVTPHFAGLLVVGALLLSLGAAAFPQMFSFARASLQDVPADLADRAMTLLRAVFSLSWVVGPGLGAVILGAGGYTAVFLSAAACFALSALPLLRVPGRRPQPTPGITPDLPDTPRPAARRAIALGALAFVLYGMSMQMGMAMFPLFVTETLRGTSGEVGFLVGLCALLEIPIMVALVTWKRLPGVPTLVAAGMALFVAHFALIYVADSLPLLVAAQVIRAVVLAILAGLGMTYFQTLMPGRFSAATTMFANTGSIGGMLSGITSGAVAQTLGYRSVFLVCAALTLLGFLVMTWTHRRRAE
- a CDS encoding aspartate kinase, with the protein product MSYDLLVMKFGGTNMQDSRAIRHSASLAARSIRDGVKVVVVVSAMAGVTNQLLKLADAAQSGDIASANDEIALMRTRHFTAAQELGAAPDSGTVREIREMHETLRQAVYGVYLLRELTPRSRDLIVAFGERLSAPLMSLALEQDGLRSHHLSGGEAGILTDSHFGNAKPMPNTYERVKDRLSGLLAAGVTPVVAGFMGETEKGAITTLGRGGTDFSATIVGKALGADEVWAWKDVDGVMSADPRVVKDAQNIEVLSYGEVMELAYFGAKVLHPLAVTPLQESGIPLRVKSAADPDFPGTLVQADARDEAGHPVKAVTAIRNVSIINVSGAGVLGIPEVIASVFDAIARENVTLLMVSQSSSMSNVSLAVQTVDAERTLAALRAGVSLELKVEVQSDVAVLAIVGSGMRGQKGVSARMFTALAEQDVNVLMISQGSSELNVSVAVEAAHVDAATLAVHRAFGLGAPATA
- a CDS encoding molecular chaperone; the encoded protein is MYRSVNETDGIRTRRAGRALLALTLTALAGAQGFGFTPTALNLDPTRSLSTQTTMLNTTRVAAKFTVTARAWRVEDGRMVLADTRDLLVNPAEFILPGGASQVVRVGLRKKPGAAEVAYRLFVQQVPYGSSVPQTTVAADGIDVRLDLPTTFSLPVYVAPPGAAARMTYDAQRQGNDLILRVANSGTRHETFNALRASRGGARVDLSSMAVLGGAAVTLTLPGLGAASGELTLEFLNADARPARVTVRVP